The following proteins are encoded in a genomic region of bacterium:
- a CDS encoding UPF0164 family protein — protein MKVGSIKTYFCTLVAGLLLVWTSLAWTQTDKEGGVEFVADVSGVGTGAAAFLEIGVGARAMALGGAYTSIANDATALYWNPAGIAWINGVQCELAHNKWLVDTYHDFAGLVVPVPSLRSTFGLSYNALDYGDEPVRTVERPEGTGEIYSGRDISVALSYAIAFTDRFSFGLSGKYISQRIWSETGSAMALDVGVFYNTVVKGLRLGASVNNFGTKIEIRGRHIRTIVDPDESVENYDRVPVNYKTSEYSLPLLFRVGISYERTFGSFGKILGAMDVCHPSFATESISLGMEYGFANMFYLRGGFESLFERDHINGLTCGGGIDLYRRGMMGIRIDYCWADWGVLENAQRFSLGLVF, from the coding sequence ATGAAAGTAGGGTCGATTAAGACGTATTTCTGCACACTGGTTGCAGGCCTTTTGCTGGTCTGGACAAGTCTGGCCTGGACCCAGACCGATAAGGAAGGAGGCGTCGAGTTTGTTGCCGACGTTTCCGGCGTTGGGACCGGCGCCGCTGCCTTTTTGGAAATCGGCGTTGGCGCTCGCGCCATGGCCCTGGGCGGGGCCTATACCTCCATCGCCAATGATGCCACTGCCTTGTATTGGAATCCTGCAGGCATTGCCTGGATCAACGGTGTGCAATGCGAGCTGGCGCACAATAAATGGTTGGTGGACACCTATCACGATTTTGCCGGTCTTGTTGTCCCAGTTCCCAGTTTGCGGTCCACATTCGGATTGAGTTATAATGCTCTCGATTATGGGGATGAGCCTGTCCGTACAGTTGAACGGCCGGAGGGCACAGGAGAAATTTATTCCGGCCGCGATATCAGCGTGGCCCTGTCATATGCCATTGCCTTTACCGATCGTTTTTCTTTCGGCCTCAGCGGCAAGTATATTTCGCAGCGCATCTGGAGCGAGACCGGCAGCGCCATGGCCTTGGATGTCGGCGTTTTTTATAATACCGTCGTTAAAGGTCTGCGATTGGGTGCATCGGTAAATAATTTTGGCACCAAAATTGAAATACGTGGTCGTCACATTCGCACCATCGTTGATCCAGATGAAAGTGTGGAAAACTATGATCGCGTGCCGGTGAATTATAAGACCAGCGAATATTCTCTGCCTTTGCTTTTTCGCGTCGGCATTTCTTATGAACGTACATTTGGTTCTTTTGGCAAAATACTGGGAGCAATGGACGTCTGTCATCCCAGCTTTGCCACCGAGAGCATCAGCCTCGGCATGGAATACGGCTTCGCCAATATGTTTTACCTGCGCGGCGGCTTTGAAAGTCTTTTCGAACGCGATCATATCAATGGCTTGACCTGCGGCGGCGGCATTGATCTCTATCGTCGCGGCATGATGGGCATTCGTATCGACTACTGCTGGGCTGATTGGGGCGTACTGGAAAACGCTCAGCGGTTTTCCCTCGGCCTGGTGTTCTAG